From one Azospirillum sp. TSH100 genomic stretch:
- the ptsG gene encoding PTS glucose transporter subunit IIBC: MALNPFAFLQKIGKSLMLPVAVLPVAGLLLGIGAANFEWMPPLLSMLMKNSGDVIFGNLPLIFAIGVALGYTENDGVSAIAATIGYIVMLATLGVMTGVWGMEPKTIMGIKSMETGVFGGILAGGLAAAMFNRFYKIALPAYLGFFAGKRFVPIITALAAIVLGVVLSVIWPPIQGGINSFSHWAAVNDPRMAATIYGFVERLLIPFGLHHIWNVPFFFEIGSFQNAAGQIVHGDINRYFAGDPTAGILSGAFLFKMFGLPAAAIAMWHTAKPENRVRVGGIMISAALTSFLTGITEPIEFSFLFLAPVLYLIHAVLAATSQFIMNSLGAHMGFTFSQGGIDFVLFNALSPLSQKWWLVLILGPIYAAIYYVVFRYTILALNLKTPGREDATEEGASAATGSERARDLVLAFGGRGNIGSLDACITRLRVVVKDPARVDEGKLRSMGASGVLRVRDSVQAVFGTLSENLKTEMQEYLHSAGAEADGPAVQAPVAAKSVAAPAAAPVPADRAARIVEALGGAGNIKELAAFATTRLRIELSDAGKANAEALKRAGVRAVMGMGANGLDLIVGNDADALAGAVSVLLPGGRRAAE; encoded by the coding sequence ATGGCATTGAACCCCTTCGCGTTTTTACAGAAAATCGGCAAGTCGCTGATGCTTCCGGTGGCGGTGCTTCCCGTCGCCGGCCTGTTGCTGGGCATTGGTGCGGCGAATTTCGAATGGATGCCGCCGCTGCTGTCGATGCTGATGAAGAATTCCGGCGACGTGATCTTCGGCAACCTGCCGCTGATCTTCGCCATCGGCGTGGCGCTGGGCTACACCGAGAATGACGGCGTGTCGGCCATCGCCGCCACCATCGGCTATATCGTGATGCTGGCCACGCTGGGCGTGATGACCGGGGTCTGGGGCATGGAGCCCAAGACCATCATGGGCATCAAGTCGATGGAAACCGGCGTGTTCGGCGGCATCCTGGCCGGCGGACTGGCGGCGGCGATGTTCAACCGTTTCTACAAGATCGCGCTGCCGGCCTATCTCGGCTTCTTCGCCGGCAAGCGCTTCGTGCCGATCATCACGGCTCTGGCCGCCATCGTGCTGGGCGTCGTCCTGTCGGTGATCTGGCCGCCGATCCAGGGCGGCATCAACAGCTTCTCGCATTGGGCGGCGGTGAACGATCCGCGGATGGCCGCGACCATCTACGGCTTCGTCGAACGCCTGCTGATCCCCTTCGGCCTGCACCACATCTGGAACGTGCCTTTCTTCTTCGAGATCGGCTCCTTCCAGAACGCCGCCGGCCAGATCGTCCATGGCGACATCAACCGCTATTTCGCCGGCGATCCGACCGCCGGCATCCTGTCCGGCGCTTTCCTGTTCAAGATGTTCGGCCTGCCGGCCGCCGCCATCGCCATGTGGCACACCGCCAAGCCGGAGAACCGCGTGCGCGTCGGCGGCATCATGATCTCCGCCGCGCTGACCTCCTTCCTGACCGGCATCACCGAGCCGATCGAGTTCAGCTTCCTGTTCCTGGCGCCGGTGCTGTATCTGATCCATGCGGTGCTGGCGGCGACCTCGCAGTTCATCATGAACTCGCTGGGCGCCCATATGGGCTTCACCTTCTCCCAGGGCGGCATCGACTTCGTGCTGTTCAACGCGCTGAGCCCGCTGTCGCAGAAATGGTGGCTGGTGCTGATCCTGGGGCCGATCTACGCCGCGATCTATTACGTCGTGTTCCGTTACACCATCCTGGCGCTGAACCTGAAGACGCCTGGCCGCGAGGACGCGACGGAGGAGGGTGCCAGCGCCGCCACCGGCAGCGAACGGGCGCGCGACCTCGTGCTGGCCTTCGGCGGGCGGGGCAACATCGGCAGCCTGGACGCCTGCATCACCCGCCTGCGCGTGGTGGTGAAGGACCCGGCCCGCGTCGACGAGGGCAAGCTTCGCAGCATGGGCGCGTCTGGCGTCCTGCGGGTGCGCGACAGCGTGCAGGCGGTGTTCGGCACCCTGTCGGAGAATCTGAAGACGGAAATGCAGGAGTATCTGCACAGCGCCGGTGCGGAAGCCGACGGTCCGGCCGTTCAGGCACCGGTCGCGGCGAAGTCCGTTGCCGCTCCGGCCGCTGCCCCCGTGCCGGCCGACCGTGCCGCCCGCATCGTCGAGGCGCTGGGCGGGGCCGGCAACATCAAGGAACTGGCTGCGTTCGCCACCACCCGCCTGCGCATCGAACTGAGCGACGCCGGCAAGGCGAATGCCGAGGCGCTGAAGCGGGCCGGCGTGCGCGCGGTGATGGGAATGGGGGCCAACGGCCTCGACCTGATCGTCGGCAACGACGCGGATGCCCTGGCCGGCGCTGTGTCCGTCCTGCTGCCGGGCGGACGGCGCGCGGCGGAATAG
- a CDS encoding SIS domain-containing protein, producing the protein MTDQGNPDFKASRTTPLATPLMAAEAAEAPAVVALQIERCGAGFAELGERLRRAPPRFVVTCARGSSDHASAYGKYLIETRIGRAVASIGPSIASVYGGHLSLEGALFVAVSQSGRSPDLLRLVEAAKDGGALVVGFVNAEDSPLAEMCDHFLPLAAGPERSVAATKSCIASLAAYLQLVAHWQDDPALKATLAALPDTLEAARGLDWKPALMPLTTAQNLYVLGRGVGFGAALEMALKFKETCRLHAEAFSAAEVVHGPLALVGPGFPVLALTQSDAAEPHTRAVVERIVGLGAGVATTEAGLAGTTQLPSLPGIAPEAAPLAALQSFYGAVYELALARGIDPDSPPNLAKVTKTV; encoded by the coding sequence ATGACCGATCAGGGCAATCCGGATTTCAAAGCGTCCCGCACCACTCCCCTGGCAACGCCTCTTATGGCGGCGGAGGCGGCAGAGGCCCCGGCCGTGGTCGCCCTGCAGATCGAACGCTGCGGCGCCGGCTTCGCCGAACTTGGCGAGCGCCTGCGCCGCGCGCCGCCGCGCTTCGTCGTCACCTGTGCCCGCGGCAGCTCCGACCATGCCTCGGCCTACGGCAAATATCTGATCGAGACGCGGATCGGCCGGGCGGTGGCTTCGATCGGGCCGTCGATCGCCTCGGTCTATGGCGGGCATCTGAGCCTGGAGGGCGCGCTGTTCGTCGCCGTCTCGCAGTCGGGACGCAGCCCGGACCTGCTGCGTCTGGTCGAGGCGGCGAAGGACGGCGGCGCGCTGGTGGTTGGCTTTGTCAATGCCGAGGACTCGCCGCTGGCGGAAATGTGCGACCATTTCCTGCCGCTGGCTGCCGGGCCGGAGCGCAGCGTCGCCGCGACGAAATCCTGCATCGCCTCGCTCGCCGCCTATCTGCAGCTGGTGGCGCATTGGCAGGACGATCCGGCGTTGAAAGCGACCCTCGCGGCGCTGCCCGACACGCTGGAGGCGGCGAGGGGGCTGGACTGGAAGCCGGCGCTGATGCCGCTCACCACTGCGCAGAACCTCTATGTGCTGGGGCGCGGAGTCGGGTTCGGCGCTGCGCTGGAAATGGCGCTGAAATTCAAGGAGACCTGCCGCCTGCATGCCGAAGCCTTCAGCGCGGCGGAGGTCGTCCACGGCCCGCTGGCGCTGGTCGGCCCCGGCTTTCCGGTGCTGGCCCTGACCCAATCCGACGCGGCCGAACCGCACACCCGCGCGGTGGTGGAGCGCATCGTCGGGCTGGGCGCCGGCGTCGCCACCACGGAGGCCGGACTGGCCGGAACCACCCAGTTGCCCAGCCTGCCGGGGATCGCGCCGGAGGCGGCACCGCTGGCGGCGTTGCAGAGCTTCTACGGCGCGGTCTATGAACTGGCGCTGGCCCGCGGCATCGATCCCGACAGCCCGCCCAACCTTGCCAAAGTGACGAAGACCGTCTGA
- the nagA gene encoding N-acetylglucosamine-6-phosphate deacetylase: MRQLLTGARIFTGETILDGRSLLVGDGRILDIVAPGRTPPEIDRTVALGAGDLLAPGFLDIQVNGGGGVLFNEQPTLEATLAIAAAHRRFGTTGLLPTIITDTPDCHRAAAEAAVKAVAQPGSGVLGIHFEGPFISPQRVGAHDPRFVRAPDEGDLDFIGGLPARMPNGRVLLTLAPECVEDAALSRLMAAGVILSVGHTMASAERVLEVFDLGVRGVTHLYNAMPGIANRQPGPAGAALGDERPWCGLIADGHHVHPLMMRAALAARPRGRMMLVTDAMPPTGTDADSFQLNGRTIYRRDGRLVLADGTLAGADLDMAMAVRNAGTLIGLPLEESLRMASLYPAEFLGMQSERGRIAPGWRADLVLLRTDLTVRGTWVEGEWRAA, encoded by the coding sequence ATGCGACAGCTCCTGACCGGTGCCCGGATTTTCACGGGCGAGACCATCCTCGACGGCCGCAGCCTGCTGGTCGGGGATGGCCGCATCCTCGACATTGTCGCCCCCGGCCGCACTCCGCCGGAGATCGACAGGACGGTTGCGCTGGGGGCAGGCGACCTGCTGGCGCCCGGCTTTCTCGACATCCAGGTCAATGGCGGCGGCGGCGTGCTGTTCAACGAACAACCGACGCTGGAGGCGACGCTCGCCATCGCTGCGGCGCACCGGCGTTTCGGCACAACCGGGCTGTTGCCGACCATCATCACCGACACCCCCGATTGCCATCGTGCCGCCGCCGAAGCGGCGGTCAAGGCGGTGGCGCAGCCGGGCAGCGGCGTGCTCGGTATCCATTTTGAAGGGCCCTTCATCAGCCCGCAGCGGGTCGGCGCGCATGATCCGCGCTTCGTGCGGGCGCCGGACGAGGGCGATCTCGACTTCATCGGCGGGCTGCCGGCGCGGATGCCGAACGGGCGGGTGCTGCTCACCCTGGCGCCGGAATGCGTCGAGGATGCGGCCCTGTCGCGGCTGATGGCGGCCGGGGTGATCCTGTCGGTCGGCCATACGATGGCGAGTGCAGAGCGTGTGCTCGAAGTCTTCGATCTCGGCGTTCGCGGGGTGACGCATCTTTACAATGCCATGCCGGGCATCGCCAACCGCCAGCCCGGTCCGGCCGGTGCGGCGCTGGGCGATGAGCGTCCCTGGTGCGGGCTGATCGCTGACGGGCACCACGTCCATCCGCTGATGATGCGCGCGGCGCTTGCTGCCCGGCCGCGCGGACGGATGATGCTGGTGACCGACGCCATGCCGCCGACTGGCACCGACGCCGACAGCTTCCAGTTGAACGGCCGGACGATCTACCGGCGCGATGGCCGTCTGGTGCTGGCCGACGGGACGCTGGCGGGGGCAGATCTGGATATGGCGATGGCGGTGCGCAATGCGGGGACGCTGATCGGCCTGCCGCTGGAGGAGTCGCTGCGGATGGCGTCGCTCTATCCGGCAGAGTTCCTGGGGATGCAGAGCGAGCGCGGGCGGATCGCGCCGGGCTGGCGGGCGGATCTGGTGCTGCTCCGGACGGATCTGACGGTGCGCGGGACTTGGGTGGAAGGGGAGTGGCGGGCCGCCTGA
- a CDS encoding HAD family hydrolase has product MKPALDTPFRVSAILFDMDGTLIDTKGPVERSWRSWAARHDLDPDAILAVCHGVRSIETVRRFAPAGADIDEEVRLVEECYTNDTEGVRAVPGALELLQSLPRHRWAVVTSAPRDMARKRIAQAGLPLPDLLIGADMVTHGKPHPEGYRTAAGKLGFDPRETVVFEDAPAGLQAGNAAGAWVIGLTTTLPAHELDGNLCLPDLTALRVRVDEDGLEIVAVGG; this is encoded by the coding sequence ATGAAGCCTGCCCTTGATACCCCCTTCCGTGTCAGCGCCATCCTGTTCGACATGGACGGCACCCTGATCGACACCAAGGGTCCGGTGGAGCGTTCCTGGCGCAGCTGGGCCGCCCGCCACGATCTTGATCCCGACGCCATCCTGGCCGTCTGCCATGGCGTCCGCAGCATCGAAACCGTCCGCCGCTTCGCCCCCGCCGGCGCCGACATCGACGAGGAGGTGCGCCTGGTGGAGGAGTGCTACACCAACGACACCGAAGGCGTGCGCGCGGTTCCCGGCGCGCTGGAGCTTCTGCAGTCGCTGCCGCGCCACCGCTGGGCGGTGGTGACCTCCGCCCCGCGGGACATGGCGAGGAAGCGCATCGCCCAGGCCGGCCTGCCGCTGCCCGACCTGCTGATCGGCGCCGATATGGTCACCCATGGCAAGCCCCACCCCGAAGGCTACCGCACCGCCGCCGGGAAGCTGGGCTTCGATCCGCGCGAAACCGTGGTGTTCGAGGACGCTCCGGCAGGGTTGCAGGCGGGAAACGCGGCCGGCGCCTGGGTGATCGGACTGACCACGACGCTGCCGGCCCATGAACTGGACGGCAATCTGTGCCTGCCGGACCTGACGGCGCTGCGGGTGCGGGTGGATGAGGATGGGTTGGAGATCGTGGCGGTGGGTGGGTGA
- a CDS encoding GntR family transcriptional regulator, with translation MSTAAAAAPFDPTALSDALPLPLYLQLARHLRSLIVEGRLTDQDALPGERELAETFGVSRVTVRKALRELIAEGLLHQRQGAGTFINHSPHVEQRLSALTSFTEDIGGRGLKPESRWLSRSVATATPEEAMALGLRPGAEVVRLHRLRLADGTPLAIELSTLPTSFLPDPDLVQGSLYETLRGRGHPPFRALQRLSAIRLPTDQAALLGVPDGAPALYIERRTFLENGTPLEFVRSHYRGDAYDFVVELSLV, from the coding sequence ATGTCCACTGCCGCCGCCGCGGCCCCGTTCGACCCGACCGCCCTGTCGGACGCCCTGCCCCTGCCGCTGTATCTGCAGCTGGCGCGGCATCTCCGGTCGCTGATCGTCGAAGGCCGGCTGACCGACCAGGACGCCCTTCCCGGCGAGCGCGAACTGGCGGAGACCTTCGGCGTTTCCCGCGTCACCGTGCGCAAGGCGCTGCGCGAACTGATCGCGGAGGGGCTGCTGCACCAACGCCAGGGCGCCGGGACCTTCATCAACCACAGCCCCCATGTGGAACAGCGGCTGTCCGCCCTGACCAGCTTCACCGAGGACATCGGCGGCCGCGGCCTGAAGCCGGAGTCGCGCTGGCTCAGCCGCTCCGTCGCCACCGCGACACCGGAGGAGGCGATGGCACTGGGCCTGCGACCGGGTGCGGAGGTGGTGCGGCTGCACCGGCTGCGGCTGGCCGACGGCACGCCGCTCGCCATCGAACTCAGCACGCTGCCGACGAGTTTCCTGCCCGACCCCGATCTGGTCCAGGGCTCCCTGTACGAGACCCTGCGCGGGCGCGGCCATCCGCCCTTCCGTGCGCTGCAACGCTTGTCTGCCATTCGCCTGCCGACGGATCAGGCAGCGCTTCTGGGGGTTCCCGACGGCGCCCCCGCCCTCTACATTGAGCGCCGCACCTTTCTGGAGAACGGAACCCCGCTGGAGTTCGTCCGTTCCCACTACCGCGGCGACGCCTATGACTTCGTCGTGGAGCTGTCGCTGGTCTGA
- a CDS encoding N-acetylmuramic acid 6-phosphate etherase: MAGGTEDAANRYSRLDVWPAAELMTALWEGQTRALAACIPALPPVAAAVEAAAERLAGGHGRLVYAGAGSSAMVAALDGLDLGPTFDWPAERLVLLIAGGLDLSRGLAGAAEDDEGAGRADAARAAVSAADVVVGLSASGASAYTVGVLRAAREAGALTMGIASSAGSPLLDAVEHPVLTATGAEVIAGSTRLGAGTAQKVVLNLFSTGVMTALGNVYDNLMINVRPENAKLRRRCTAMVTRIAHVDEDVAGAALERHGDVRRAVLGLAGLESPEIDRLLAETGGNLRKAMERAKSVAAKET; this comes from the coding sequence ATGGCGGGCGGCACGGAAGATGCGGCGAACCGGTACAGCCGGCTGGACGTGTGGCCGGCCGCCGAACTGATGACGGCGCTGTGGGAGGGGCAGACGCGCGCGCTCGCCGCCTGCATCCCCGCTTTGCCGCCGGTCGCCGCCGCGGTAGAGGCCGCTGCGGAGCGTCTGGCCGGCGGGCACGGGCGGCTGGTCTATGCTGGCGCGGGGTCGTCGGCGATGGTGGCGGCACTCGACGGGCTCGATCTGGGGCCGACCTTCGATTGGCCGGCGGAGCGGCTGGTGCTGCTGATCGCCGGCGGGCTTGATCTGTCGCGCGGGCTGGCCGGGGCGGCGGAGGATGACGAGGGGGCGGGCCGCGCCGATGCTGCGCGGGCGGCGGTTTCCGCCGCCGACGTGGTGGTCGGGCTGTCGGCCAGCGGCGCCAGCGCCTACACCGTCGGCGTCCTGCGCGCCGCGCGGGAGGCGGGGGCGCTGACCATGGGCATCGCCAGCAGTGCTGGTTCGCCGCTGCTCGATGCGGTGGAGCATCCGGTGCTGACCGCGACGGGGGCGGAGGTGATCGCCGGCTCCACCCGGCTCGGCGCCGGCACCGCGCAGAAGGTGGTGCTGAACCTGTTTTCGACCGGCGTCATGACGGCGCTCGGCAATGTCTACGACAACCTGATGATCAATGTCCGGCCGGAGAACGCCAAGCTCCGCCGCCGCTGCACAGCCATGGTCACGCGCATCGCGCATGTGGACGAGGATGTTGCCGGTGCGGCGCTGGAGCGGCATGGCGACGTGCGCCGCGCCGTTCTGGGGCTGGCCGGGCTGGAAAGTCCGGAGATTGACAGGCTGCTGGCCGAGACCGGCGGCAATCTGCGCAAGGCGATGGAGCGGGCAAAATCCGTCGCCGCGAAAGAGACCTGA
- the nagE gene encoding N-acetylglucosamine-specific PTS transporter subunit IIBC, with product MSADRLSGDRFSGVQRLGRALMLPIAVLPIAGLLLRIGQPDLLNIAFIAAAGDAVFSNLGVLFAVGIAIGFARENHGAAGLAGAVGYFVAVKGAVVLSGVAPELVAKMSSRISIPVGILIGIIAGQLYNKYKDIKLPDYLAFFGGRRFVPIVTGLAALGIALIFGYGWPIVDSGLTALTTGVLGLGKVGLFLYGVLNRILIITGLHHIINNIAWFLLGDYQGVTGDLNRFFKGDPTAGAFMAGFFPVMMFGLPAACLAMYHTAKPENRAAVGGVLLSMALTAFLTGVTEPVEFAFMFLAPALFAVHAVLTGLSMVLMDVLNVKLGFGFSAGLFDYVLNYGKATNPILLLPVGAAYFAIYYGLFRFVIQRFDLKTLGRDDVAIPAGQAPAAAGVRTNAGIAPVSDRAGAYVAALGGAGNLRSVEACTTRLRLSVADAGRVNEVELKRIGARGVVKPSANSVQVIVGPIADQLAGEIQDSLNASAGLRV from the coding sequence ATGTCTGCTGATCGTTTGTCGGGCGACCGTTTTTCGGGCGTCCAGAGGCTTGGGCGGGCGCTGATGCTGCCGATTGCCGTGCTGCCCATCGCCGGGCTGCTGCTGCGCATCGGCCAGCCCGACCTGCTGAACATCGCCTTCATCGCCGCGGCGGGTGACGCCGTCTTCTCCAACCTGGGTGTCCTGTTCGCCGTCGGCATCGCCATCGGCTTCGCACGGGAGAATCACGGAGCGGCCGGTCTGGCCGGTGCGGTGGGCTATTTCGTGGCGGTGAAGGGCGCCGTGGTGCTGAGCGGCGTCGCGCCGGAGCTGGTGGCGAAGATGTCCAGCCGCATCAGCATCCCGGTCGGCATCCTGATCGGCATCATCGCCGGTCAGCTCTACAACAAGTACAAGGACATCAAGCTGCCGGACTATCTCGCCTTCTTCGGCGGGCGGCGCTTCGTGCCCATCGTCACCGGTCTGGCGGCGCTCGGCATCGCGCTGATCTTTGGCTATGGCTGGCCCATCGTCGATTCCGGCCTGACCGCGCTGACCACCGGCGTGCTGGGGCTGGGCAAGGTCGGCCTGTTCCTCTACGGCGTGCTGAACCGCATCCTGATCATCACCGGCCTGCACCACATCATCAACAACATCGCCTGGTTCCTTCTGGGCGACTATCAGGGCGTCACCGGCGACCTGAACCGCTTCTTCAAGGGCGATCCGACGGCCGGCGCCTTCATGGCCGGTTTCTTCCCGGTGATGATGTTCGGCCTGCCCGCCGCCTGTCTCGCCATGTACCACACCGCCAAGCCGGAAAACCGTGCGGCGGTCGGCGGCGTGCTCCTGTCGATGGCGCTGACCGCCTTCCTGACCGGCGTGACCGAGCCGGTGGAATTCGCCTTCATGTTCCTGGCCCCGGCGCTGTTCGCCGTCCATGCCGTGCTGACCGGCCTGTCGATGGTGCTGATGGACGTGTTGAACGTGAAGCTGGGCTTCGGCTTCTCGGCCGGCCTGTTCGACTATGTGCTGAATTACGGCAAGGCGACCAACCCGATCCTGCTGCTGCCGGTTGGTGCCGCCTATTTCGCCATCTATTACGGGCTGTTCCGTTTTGTCATCCAGCGCTTCGACCTGAAGACGCTGGGCCGTGACGATGTCGCCATTCCCGCTGGTCAGGCGCCGGCTGCCGCCGGTGTCCGGACCAACGCCGGCATCGCGCCGGTCAGTGACCGGGCCGGCGCCTATGTCGCCGCCCTGGGAGGGGCCGGCAACCTGCGTTCGGTGGAGGCCTGCACCACGCGCCTGCGCCTGAGCGTCGCCGATGCCGGCCGCGTGAACGAGGTGGAGCTGAAGCGGATCGGCGCCCGCGGCGTGGTGAAGCCGTCGGCCAACTCGGTCCAGGTGATCGTCGGCCCGATTGCCGACCAGCTGGCCGGCGAGATCCAGGACTCGCTGAACGCGTCGGCAGGCTTGCGGGTCTGA
- a CDS encoding methyl-accepting chemotaxis protein, with protein sequence MATGQSGNVRKRTKFVYKILVAASLLMVGGTGAIALFSASIAERTLLEGVESQMRSAGQSAAVNIATWLDGRQKLLDTLGEAIQTSGSGAVGSGAVGSGTGGADAGVERYLRAKALTDVFSPVYFGRRDGVFFREPSTRMPDGYDPRKRGWYESAAAEKRTVLTKPYLSASTGRLTITIARPVTGTDGLDGVAGADLDLSRVNDFLGGLALAGEGYAFLMDADGTVLAHPDSAKVLKKLEGLDPGQLDRKATAADGSGPLVSFYPIGGLTSARWYVGITVDRDKVLAPLHDFRRTLALSVVGTVVVLVVLLGLLIYRMVSRPITDMTGAMRRLADGDLATEVPARNRRDEIGAMADALLVFKDNMAENARLAAEQQALKERAEAEKREAMLRLAASFERAVGGVIHSVATETEALQHRAQEMTNVADRTGQLAADVAQATEQTSANVQTVAAATEELSSSIDEISRRVTESSHIATEAVTVAGRANGKVEGLAAAVERIGAVVELINSIASQTNLLALNATIEAARAGEAGKGFAVVAQEVKALATQTAKATEDISGQVAAIQAATGEAVQEIQQISRIIAVIDEAATSIAATVEEQGSATREISRNVQQAAQGTQEVAGSIGGVSSAAGQSRAVAGDVLNTVRQLSTQADTLRTEVARFLTSVRQG encoded by the coding sequence GTGGCAACTGGACAGTCCGGCAACGTCCGGAAAAGAACGAAATTCGTTTACAAGATACTGGTCGCCGCATCGCTTCTGATGGTGGGCGGCACCGGTGCGATCGCCCTGTTCAGCGCGTCCATCGCCGAACGGACGCTGCTTGAGGGCGTCGAAAGCCAGATGCGGTCGGCGGGACAATCCGCCGCCGTGAACATCGCCACATGGCTCGACGGCCGGCAGAAACTGCTGGATACGCTGGGCGAAGCCATCCAGACCAGCGGCAGTGGAGCGGTCGGCAGTGGAGCGGTCGGCAGCGGGACGGGCGGCGCCGATGCGGGTGTGGAGCGCTACCTGCGGGCCAAGGCGCTGACGGACGTTTTCTCCCCCGTCTATTTCGGCCGGCGCGACGGCGTGTTCTTCCGTGAACCATCCACCAGGATGCCGGACGGTTACGATCCGCGCAAACGTGGCTGGTACGAGAGCGCCGCGGCCGAAAAGCGGACGGTGCTGACCAAGCCCTACCTCAGCGCCTCCACCGGGCGGCTGACCATCACCATCGCCCGGCCGGTGACTGGTACGGATGGGTTGGACGGCGTCGCCGGCGCCGACCTGGACCTGTCGCGTGTCAACGACTTCCTTGGCGGGCTGGCACTGGCCGGCGAAGGCTATGCCTTCCTGATGGATGCCGACGGCACCGTGCTGGCCCACCCGGACTCCGCCAAGGTGCTGAAGAAATTGGAGGGCCTCGACCCTGGACAGCTCGACCGCAAGGCGACGGCGGCCGATGGATCGGGTCCGCTGGTAAGCTTCTATCCGATCGGCGGCCTGACCTCGGCCCGCTGGTATGTCGGCATCACGGTCGACCGCGACAAGGTGCTGGCGCCACTGCATGATTTCCGCCGCACCCTGGCGCTGTCGGTCGTCGGCACGGTCGTCGTTCTGGTGGTTCTGCTCGGACTGCTGATCTACCGGATGGTCTCGCGTCCGATCACCGACATGACCGGGGCGATGCGGCGGCTGGCTGACGGCGACCTCGCCACCGAGGTTCCGGCGCGCAATCGCCGCGACGAAATCGGCGCGATGGCCGACGCCCTGCTGGTGTTCAAGGACAATATGGCGGAGAACGCCCGCCTTGCCGCCGAACAACAGGCACTGAAGGAGCGGGCGGAGGCGGAAAAGCGCGAGGCGATGCTGCGTCTGGCTGCCAGCTTCGAAAGGGCGGTCGGTGGCGTCATCCACTCCGTCGCGACGGAAACGGAGGCCTTGCAGCACCGTGCCCAGGAAATGACCAATGTCGCCGACCGCACCGGCCAGTTGGCCGCCGATGTCGCCCAGGCGACGGAACAGACCTCCGCCAACGTGCAGACGGTCGCCGCCGCGACCGAGGAACTGTCCAGCTCGATCGACGAGATCAGCCGTCGCGTCACCGAATCCTCGCACATCGCGACCGAAGCGGTGACCGTCGCGGGCCGCGCCAATGGCAAGGTCGAGGGGCTGGCGGCGGCTGTCGAGCGGATCGGTGCGGTGGTGGAGCTGATCAACTCCATCGCCAGCCAGACCAACCTGCTGGCGCTCAACGCCACGATCGAGGCCGCCCGCGCCGGCGAGGCCGGCAAGGGCTTCGCCGTCGTGGCGCAGGAGGTTAAGGCGCTCGCCACCCAGACCGCCAAGGCGACGGAGGACATCAGCGGACAGGTGGCGGCCATCCAGGCGGCGACCGGCGAGGCGGTGCAGGAAATCCAGCAGATCAGCCGCATCATCGCGGTGATCGACGAGGCCGCGACCTCGATCGCCGCCACCGTCGAGGAGCAGGGCAGCGCCACCCGCGAGATCAGCCGGAACGTCCAACAGGCCGCCCAGGGCACGCAGGAGGTCGCCGGCAGCATCGGCGGCGTCAGCAGCGCCGCAGGCCAGAGCCGCGCCGTCGCCGGCGACGTGCTGAACACCGTCCGCCAGCTGTCCACGCAGGCCGATACGCTGCGCACCGAGGTCGCGCGCTTCCTGACCAGCGTCCGGCAGGGGTAA
- a CDS encoding GntR family transcriptional regulator: protein MTAATKPARRTPLPRAGSRSSAEARIVRSIGEAIADRRLPPGTKLTEESLAEAFGVSRERVRKVLLLLAQRRVVTLIPNRGAFVAKPTPKEAREVFEARRVIERAIMDRLERLPRPLPDDMLEKLRDHGALEDAAERAADRKAMIRLSGQFHLLLAEFAGNATLAGILADLIDRSSLAIAAFERRSSHTCSADDHRRLIAALIGNRPGEATALMIEHLDEVERQLDLEAKTDTRIDLKAIFANEPEPA from the coding sequence ATGACCGCCGCCACCAAGCCAGCCCGCCGCACGCCTCTTCCCCGTGCCGGTTCCCGCAGCAGCGCCGAAGCACGCATCGTCCGCAGCATCGGGGAGGCGATCGCCGACCGCCGTCTGCCGCCCGGCACCAAGCTGACCGAGGAAAGCCTGGCGGAGGCCTTCGGTGTCAGCCGGGAACGGGTGCGCAAGGTGCTGCTTCTGCTGGCGCAGCGGCGGGTGGTGACGCTGATCCCCAATCGCGGTGCCTTCGTCGCCAAACCGACGCCGAAGGAGGCACGCGAGGTGTTCGAGGCGCGGCGGGTGATCGAACGGGCGATCATGGACCGGCTGGAACGGCTGCCGCGCCCCCTGCCCGACGACATGCTGGAGAAGTTGCGCGACCATGGCGCGCTGGAGGATGCGGCCGAACGCGCCGCCGACCGCAAGGCGATGATCCGGCTGTCCGGCCAGTTCCACCTTCTACTGGCCGAGTTCGCCGGCAACGCGACGCTGGCCGGCATCCTGGCCGACCTGATCGACCGCTCCAGCCTCGCCATCGCCGCATTTGAACGGCGGTCCTCGCACACCTGCTCCGCCGACGATCACCGCCGCCTGATCGCCGCCCTGATCGGCAACCGCCCCGGCGAGGCGACCGCCCTGATGATCGAGCATCTCGACGAGGTCGAACGCCAGCTTGACCTTGAGGCGAAGACCGACACCCGGATCGACCTGAAGGCGATCTTCGCCAACGAACCGGAACCGGCCTGA